One window from the genome of Leucobacter aridicollis encodes:
- a CDS encoding AI-2E family transporter: MNDAAHQPHPSASPAHAETPASLAPVRTHTGIPPSLTVLLGLAAAVIVLAGVSFAREVIGPLALAAVIVIICSPVRRPLDRRGVPSWVSTSVVVALSWAILLVLAAMLAFATAEFTQLVIAYSADLRATADALFEFFTSLGLSDQFTDAITSVLTPSTIVQYATSLGSSILGVLTALFFIFAYAIFMAADAGRFARATREFGPSAGPRVRRFANFNSNVRRYYVVNAAFGLLVAVVDGLALWALGIPAPLVWAILSFVTNFVPNIGFVLGLVPPAILALVVGGWPLMLAVVAVYAVANVLLQVLIQPKFVSDAVSLSLTLSFVSVLFWTFIIGPLGAILAIPLTLLVRALILERDPNMGWLRWLSGDNLTAESGRPAAD, translated from the coding sequence ATGAACGACGCTGCGCACCAGCCTCATCCCAGCGCCTCGCCCGCACACGCGGAGACGCCAGCCTCCCTGGCGCCGGTACGCACACACACTGGCATACCCCCTTCGCTCACCGTGCTGCTCGGTCTCGCGGCAGCCGTCATCGTGCTCGCTGGGGTGTCGTTTGCGCGCGAGGTGATTGGCCCGCTCGCCCTCGCAGCGGTGATCGTCATCATCTGTTCGCCGGTGCGGCGCCCGCTCGACCGCCGCGGCGTGCCGAGCTGGGTGTCGACATCGGTCGTCGTTGCGCTCTCATGGGCGATCCTGCTTGTGCTCGCCGCCATGCTTGCGTTCGCGACTGCCGAGTTCACGCAGCTCGTCATCGCCTACAGCGCAGACCTGCGGGCAACTGCCGACGCGCTCTTCGAGTTTTTCACCTCGCTGGGCCTGAGCGATCAGTTCACCGACGCCATCACCTCGGTGCTCACGCCGTCAACGATTGTCCAGTACGCGACATCGCTTGGTAGCAGTATCCTTGGCGTGCTGACGGCGCTGTTCTTCATCTTCGCCTACGCGATATTCATGGCTGCCGACGCCGGCCGCTTCGCACGGGCCACGCGAGAGTTTGGGCCGTCGGCCGGCCCTCGCGTGCGGCGCTTCGCAAACTTCAACAGCAACGTGCGCCGCTACTACGTCGTGAACGCGGCGTTCGGTCTCCTCGTCGCGGTCGTCGATGGTCTCGCCCTCTGGGCACTCGGCATCCCAGCTCCCCTCGTGTGGGCCATCCTCTCGTTCGTTACGAACTTCGTTCCGAACATCGGCTTCGTGCTCGGCCTCGTGCCGCCCGCAATTCTCGCGCTCGTTGTCGGTGGGTGGCCGCTGATGCTCGCGGTGGTCGCGGTCTATGCAGTCGCGAACGTGCTGCTCCAGGTGCTCATCCAGCCCAAGTTCGTCAGCGACGCCGTGAGCTTGAGCCTGACGCTCAGCTTTGTGTCAGTGCTCTTCTGGACGTTCATCATCGGACCGCTCGGCGCCATCCTTGCGATCCCGCTGACGCTCCTCGTCCGCGCGCTCATCCTTGAGCGCGACCCGAACATGGGGTGGCTGCGATGGCTTTCTGGCGACAACCTCACCGCCGAATCCGGTAGACCAGCCGCCGACTAG
- a CDS encoding CGNR zinc finger domain-containing protein, with amino-acid sequence MHLNPYGTYAVLLAASLANDWPVDRSGIEERTREFGMTMRFAVDDGDHAAVRAVIDEWLRVVDAENPERRAEILNRQMADAAAFPQLVNHDGEGWHLHYRDDRQSLPGVLRSVIPVGTALHLTTRGVTRLGRCAAEPCTHVVVDVTRNGRQRYCSVRCANRAAVRRHRARG; translated from the coding sequence ATGCATCTCAACCCTTACGGCACCTACGCTGTGCTGCTCGCGGCTTCGCTCGCCAACGACTGGCCGGTGGATCGCTCAGGGATCGAGGAGCGAACGCGCGAGTTCGGCATGACGATGCGCTTCGCCGTGGATGACGGAGACCATGCAGCGGTACGTGCCGTGATCGATGAATGGCTCAGAGTTGTCGACGCCGAGAACCCAGAGCGCCGCGCCGAGATTCTCAATCGGCAGATGGCCGACGCGGCCGCGTTTCCGCAGCTCGTGAACCACGACGGCGAGGGCTGGCACCTCCACTACCGCGACGACAGGCAATCACTCCCAGGGGTACTGCGCTCAGTGATCCCTGTCGGAACGGCCCTGCATCTCACGACGCGCGGAGTCACCCGACTTGGACGATGCGCGGCGGAACCGTGCACCCACGTGGTCGTCGATGTGACCCGCAATGGCAGGCAGCGCTACTGCTCGGTGCGGTGCGCAAACCGCGCGGCGGTTCGGCGGCATCGCGCCCGCGGCTAA
- a CDS encoding S-ribosylhomocysteine lyase, producing MSDVELAAVESFALDHTKVLAPYVRLIGVERGPKGDAISNFDIRLVQPNAGEIPTAGLHTIEHTIAALLRTRFDGLIDISPFGCRTGFHMIVWGEPSSAEVASAIKSSLTDLVEKVEWEDVPGTTAESCGNYRDHSLHSAKEWSKQVLEQGISVDAFDRSVIA from the coding sequence ATGAGTGACGTTGAGCTTGCCGCAGTAGAGAGTTTCGCCCTTGACCACACGAAGGTGCTCGCGCCGTACGTCAGACTCATCGGCGTCGAACGCGGCCCGAAGGGCGACGCGATCTCGAACTTTGACATTCGCCTCGTGCAGCCAAACGCCGGCGAGATCCCGACAGCCGGTCTCCACACCATCGAGCACACAATCGCCGCGCTCCTGCGCACACGGTTCGACGGCCTCATCGACATTTCGCCCTTCGGCTGCCGGACGGGCTTCCACATGATCGTGTGGGGTGAGCCAAGCTCAGCGGAGGTCGCGTCGGCTATCAAGTCCTCGCTGACCGACCTCGTCGAGAAGGTCGAGTGGGAAGACGTGCCTGGCACCACCGCCGAGAGCTGCGGCAACTACCGAGATCACAGCCTGCACTCTGCCAAGGAATGGTCGAAGCAGGTGCTCGAACAGGGCATCAGCGTCGACGCGTTCGACCGCAGCGTCATCGCGTAA
- a CDS encoding phosphorylase family protein, translating into MTANRTLLVFAHGDEASAFADVPHLVTGVGKINAAVSLAKELSVGDVGRVVVLGTAGVVGEDTDRLSLDTVYQVTALVQHDFSLPSATLIPGGDVLLEETATMATGDQFVKDDAQRAHIAGLGAQLVDMEGYAYGALCARFEVPLQVFKVPSDFADSSTTDEEWDEIVFTKSRQLRAFWEDRLR; encoded by the coding sequence ATGACAGCCAACCGTACCTTGCTCGTGTTTGCCCACGGTGACGAGGCGTCTGCCTTCGCTGACGTGCCGCACCTGGTGACCGGCGTCGGCAAGATCAATGCTGCTGTGTCGCTCGCCAAGGAGCTTAGCGTCGGCGACGTGGGGCGCGTCGTCGTGCTCGGAACCGCAGGCGTCGTTGGGGAGGACACAGATCGGCTGTCTCTCGACACTGTGTACCAGGTGACCGCGCTCGTGCAGCACGACTTTTCGTTGCCGTCTGCGACTCTCATTCCGGGTGGGGATGTGCTGCTTGAGGAGACCGCCACCATGGCGACTGGGGACCAGTTTGTGAAGGACGACGCGCAGCGTGCCCACATTGCCGGCCTCGGTGCTCAACTCGTCGACATGGAGGGGTATGCCTACGGGGCACTGTGCGCCCGGTTTGAGGTGCCGCTGCAGGTGTTTAAGGTTCCGTCCGACTTTGCTGACAGCTCGACTACCGACGAGGAGTGGGACGAGATTGTTTTCACGAAGAGCCGCCAGCTGCGCGCGTTCTGGGAGGACCGTCTGCGCTAG
- a CDS encoding Ig-like domain-containing protein produces MRITHSAGTQSSGHPHRRREQRARTRRQRLAGVIVAALLGTSAAAFGPLAVASPALAAGTPHGEVVGIVEWPADADLHAGGVWGGGDFNLIVGTTGTPTTAIKRFNVNAAGGPTGTRNSYNLGVSAHAVNPGIYATAGLNLGGRSAASPEALAHYGFANTVWVDWSPSTDNGSGEKGKTYSIEIPSPTVAEANAAGKPIHRDFTNSSCGMEVNPYTSELVILNNCTANENRVQYLVLNPGPDGDPLTMEDNSFDWFVANPLTANGGAVSDMTIDALGNVYNFLSPAVGSGSIVRTDAQTGAVATVGTWNQGPSEPTGIYEWVSLAFLDGKMVVPTGNINSGQKLFAVDPLTGKAEAIPGYTPGLLNRNYVNYDGAGVEGAVGLQGKVVDVNGTGLANQTVAIYQDNGDGTATLQGSRPTDANGEYAALLNWSNGVGYVRVVQPQLTTGAGATAEAKNGEVVAAEVATLVNDNTNSIEVLNEGNNGVNPPLGTPLTTTISVADTDDLVKITGNNASVFYTADFTVAFAGSTADLSRNSLLSTDATAGNGPQHLNVAGDSSGDLRLGATNGEYTVGATDNSHASDDGVFLNLAGDTPLAKDQLFASGQTYPMRAVSEGAQAANAKVGAWLSAAGAQNANPRGAFGDGVFGTGATVDFDLVFPSTAGFSTLRVNSSLADVTKPDNTLGEYAATAATSGTKPWTTPGEVEDYDVKTVSSVVRVSAESSVTGSYAYTLTGVSTTAPSTTTAEVVVSDAGETTPSSTVHEGTVGTDVVVSPTATPAGTVLKSAKIINALTGDEIGEATFTSAGVVTIPGTAVTMGSDIRVILTYSEDPSAEDSTLELAPATAEANGTSSITATVTVVGGVSGEPLAGQVVKIVADPANADVTVSNVTDNGDGTYTATITSSVPGTYPIAATVEIAGSDEAVSGSPADAVFTAGAPSATESVWEIDKTGPLQAGSGAGSTYTATATVKDATGNAVGAGVDVSFTVPAGVNGFTEETVVVVPTDASGVASLALVSSVAGEYVFTAGLGAEQIGASETRAWTAAAADTAHSDFSVTSGVKTADGTAQHVLTAAVADEFDNPVSGEEVTFTLPAGAEYAGTTAGTWVSGTTGTIVVATDAAGAAAIGVTSTAAATYSVAGAIGAGALPGSPADIEFGAGEVDASASSWEITPAGPIAAGGTYTVTVTAKDSSGNPVAGADVALTLPADVTIVSGGAATGTSGADGTVVFEITSTVKGSHDVSATIGGDPVGGAGAGTKSVEFTAAAADTAHSDFSVTSGVKTADGTAQHVLTAAVADEFDNPVSGEEVTFTLPAGAEYAGTTAGTWVSGTTGTIVVATDAAGAAAIGVTSTAAATYSVAGAIGAGALPGSPADIEFGAGEVDASASSWEITPAGPIAAGGTYTVTVTAKDSSGNPVAGADVALTLPADVTIVSGGAATGTSGADGTVVFEITSTVKGSHDVSATIGGDPVGGAGAGTKSVEFTAAAPDASQSAMTATTGVVTADGTASHKATATVKDSYGNTVGAGVTVTFTFPADVVGAGGASPQTVVTDADGKAALQLTSVVAGTYEVAATIDVAGTATAISGSPVSVEFGSGGASAANSTWEITPAYGTVAAGGTYTAKVTVRDATDNLVEGEVVTFEFPSGVNGTGVTSGTATTGADGVASFELTSETAWVDFPIAALVAGTAVDPATIPIQFTAGSASLETSTIVVDPTTIDVGSEPPGTATVTVQLKDAFGNDVHDNTATVVIETSVGTITATAAAGSDTGSYTAELSGTTADLVDGQATTADLSFTVDGAEATATASAKLIDDTAPLAPTVDSTDGGVVTGTAEPGSTVVIRDPDTGDVLCETTADPTTGAFACGSADQPLPPGKHEVVAVDPGGNESPSTPITVAKPPVVDSTDGGVVTGEGEPGDTIEVRDPDTGEVLCSTVVKPDGTFECGPIEGGGDLEVVQIDPEGNESAPIEITVTKPPKVDSTDGGVITGEGEPGDTIEVRDPDTGEVLCSTVVKPDGTFECGPIEGGGDLEVVQIDPEGNESAPIEITVTKPPKVDSTDGGVITGEGEPGDTIEVRDPDTGEVLCSTVVKPDGTFECGPIEGGGDLEVVQIDPDGNESAPIEITVTKPPKVDSTDGGVITGEGEPGDTIEVRDPDTGEVLCSTVVKPDGTFECGPIEGGGDLEVVQIDPEGNESAPIEITVTKPPKVDSTDGGVITGEGEPGDTIEVRDPDTGEVLCSTVVKPDGTFECGPIEGGGDLEVVQIDPDGNESAPIEITVTKPPKVDSTDGGVITGEGEPGDTIEVRDPDTGEVLCSTVVKPDGTFECGPIEGGGDLEVVQIDPDGNESAPIEITVTKPPKVDSTDGGVVTGEGEPGDTIEVRDPDTGEVLCSTTVKPDGSFECGPIKGGGDLEVVQIDPDGNESAPIEITVTKPPKVDSTDGGVVTGEGEPGDTIEVRDPDTGEVLCSTTVKPDGTFECGPIGDGSFEVVQIDPDGNESAPVQVIVDTTPPAPPVVNPTDGKTVGGTAEPGSTVTVKDKDGNVVCETVAAADGKWSCTLEPPVQPGTSLSVTATDSHGNVSEPTVIQVGSPWMELSAKTLKRGETLVITGHWFAPGESVAGSIKSETVELGTQVANENGEVVFEFKIPADFELGDHTAFLDGADSELLQLPFEVVAVTPPKPDPGLPGTGGQLPFIGGAAALLLLAGGATALILRRRSGARESA; encoded by the coding sequence GTGAGGATCACACATTCGGCAGGCACCCAGAGCTCCGGGCACCCGCATCGACGCCGAGAACAGCGAGCGCGCACCAGGCGGCAGCGGTTGGCCGGGGTCATCGTCGCGGCGCTTCTCGGCACCTCCGCCGCGGCGTTCGGACCGCTCGCGGTAGCGAGCCCGGCGCTCGCCGCCGGTACGCCCCACGGTGAGGTCGTCGGCATCGTCGAGTGGCCCGCAGACGCTGACCTCCACGCAGGTGGTGTGTGGGGCGGCGGCGACTTCAACCTGATCGTCGGAACGACAGGCACTCCGACCACGGCGATCAAGCGGTTCAACGTGAACGCCGCTGGAGGCCCGACAGGGACTCGCAACTCGTACAACCTTGGAGTCAGCGCGCACGCGGTGAACCCGGGCATCTATGCGACTGCGGGGTTGAACCTCGGCGGACGCTCAGCGGCATCGCCTGAGGCGCTCGCCCACTACGGCTTTGCGAACACGGTCTGGGTGGACTGGAGTCCGTCGACTGACAACGGCTCTGGCGAGAAGGGGAAGACATACTCGATCGAGATCCCGTCTCCCACGGTTGCCGAGGCCAACGCGGCCGGAAAACCGATTCACCGTGACTTCACCAACTCCTCGTGCGGTATGGAAGTGAACCCATACACGAGTGAGCTCGTCATTCTGAACAACTGTACGGCGAACGAAAACCGCGTGCAGTACCTCGTACTGAACCCAGGACCAGACGGCGATCCGTTGACGATGGAAGACAACAGCTTCGATTGGTTTGTCGCCAACCCCCTCACCGCCAACGGTGGCGCGGTCAGTGACATGACGATCGATGCGCTCGGCAACGTTTACAACTTCCTCTCGCCCGCAGTCGGGAGCGGCAGCATTGTGCGAACCGACGCCCAGACGGGGGCGGTTGCCACAGTCGGAACGTGGAATCAAGGGCCGTCAGAGCCTACCGGCATATACGAGTGGGTCTCCCTCGCGTTCCTCGACGGGAAAATGGTCGTACCGACGGGAAATATCAACTCAGGCCAGAAGCTGTTTGCAGTCGACCCGCTCACGGGCAAGGCCGAGGCGATTCCTGGCTACACGCCCGGACTTCTCAACCGCAACTACGTGAACTATGACGGAGCTGGTGTCGAGGGGGCCGTCGGCCTGCAGGGCAAGGTCGTAGACGTGAACGGGACCGGGCTCGCGAACCAGACGGTGGCGATTTACCAAGACAACGGCGATGGAACCGCGACGCTACAGGGCTCCCGGCCAACTGACGCGAACGGCGAGTATGCAGCGCTGCTGAACTGGTCAAACGGCGTTGGCTACGTGCGCGTCGTGCAGCCGCAGCTCACGACTGGCGCCGGCGCAACTGCTGAGGCCAAGAACGGTGAGGTCGTTGCCGCAGAGGTCGCAACCCTTGTGAACGACAACACGAACTCGATCGAAGTGTTGAACGAGGGCAACAACGGCGTGAACCCGCCGCTTGGAACCCCGCTCACCACAACGATCAGCGTTGCTGACACCGACGACCTCGTGAAGATCACGGGCAACAACGCGTCGGTGTTCTACACCGCAGACTTCACCGTCGCATTCGCTGGCTCGACCGCCGACCTCTCTCGGAACAGCCTGCTCAGCACAGACGCCACCGCGGGCAACGGGCCTCAGCACCTCAACGTTGCAGGGGATTCAAGCGGAGACCTGAGACTCGGCGCAACGAACGGCGAATATACTGTCGGCGCGACAGACAACAGCCACGCGAGCGATGATGGTGTGTTCTTGAACCTCGCGGGCGACACTCCGCTCGCGAAAGACCAGCTGTTCGCCAGCGGCCAGACCTACCCGATGCGTGCGGTGAGCGAGGGCGCGCAGGCGGCGAACGCGAAGGTAGGGGCGTGGCTCTCAGCCGCGGGCGCCCAGAACGCGAACCCGCGAGGTGCGTTCGGCGACGGAGTGTTCGGGACAGGAGCGACAGTCGATTTTGACCTCGTCTTCCCGTCGACCGCGGGCTTCTCGACGCTGCGCGTCAACTCCTCGCTCGCAGACGTCACGAAGCCAGACAACACGCTCGGCGAGTACGCGGCGACGGCCGCCACCTCAGGTACTAAGCCGTGGACGACGCCTGGCGAGGTCGAAGACTACGACGTCAAGACGGTCTCCTCGGTCGTTCGTGTGTCAGCCGAGAGCAGCGTCACAGGGTCGTACGCCTACACGCTGACGGGCGTGTCTACGACTGCGCCCTCGACGACAACTGCTGAGGTCGTTGTGAGTGACGCGGGTGAGACCACACCGTCGAGCACGGTGCACGAAGGCACTGTTGGCACCGACGTCGTTGTCAGCCCGACAGCGACACCGGCCGGAACTGTGCTCAAGTCGGCAAAGATCATCAATGCGCTCACGGGCGACGAGATCGGAGAGGCGACATTCACCTCGGCTGGTGTCGTGACGATTCCCGGAACTGCAGTCACGATGGGCTCCGACATCCGCGTGATCCTCACCTACAGCGAGGATCCATCCGCCGAGGACTCGACCCTTGAGCTCGCGCCCGCGACCGCCGAGGCAAACGGCACGAGTTCGATCACCGCAACCGTGACAGTTGTTGGCGGTGTCTCTGGTGAGCCGCTCGCGGGCCAGGTCGTGAAGATCGTTGCGGATCCGGCAAACGCCGACGTGACAGTGTCGAACGTCACCGACAACGGGGACGGGACCTACACAGCGACGATTACAAGCTCGGTGCCAGGCACGTATCCGATCGCCGCGACTGTTGAGATCGCCGGAAGCGACGAAGCGGTCTCGGGCTCGCCCGCAGACGCGGTCTTCACCGCCGGTGCACCGAGCGCAACCGAATCGGTATGGGAGATCGACAAGACGGGCCCCCTTCAGGCGGGGAGCGGCGCGGGCAGCACCTACACCGCAACCGCGACGGTGAAGGACGCAACCGGAAACGCTGTCGGTGCCGGGGTCGACGTGAGCTTCACCGTGCCCGCTGGGGTCAACGGGTTCACGGAAGAAACCGTTGTCGTCGTTCCGACTGACGCGAGCGGGGTCGCAAGCCTCGCGCTTGTCAGCTCTGTAGCTGGCGAGTATGTCTTCACTGCCGGACTCGGAGCTGAGCAGATCGGCGCAAGCGAGACGCGGGCGTGGACCGCGGCGGCAGCTGATACTGCGCATTCCGATTTCTCGGTGACGAGCGGGGTGAAGACTGCTGATGGGACCGCGCAGCACGTGTTGACTGCCGCGGTCGCGGATGAGTTTGACAACCCGGTTTCGGGTGAAGAAGTGACATTCACGCTCCCTGCGGGGGCTGAGTATGCGGGAACGACCGCGGGCACCTGGGTGTCAGGAACGACCGGAACGATTGTTGTTGCGACCGACGCTGCGGGTGCCGCGGCGATCGGGGTGACCTCGACGGCGGCAGCCACGTATTCGGTTGCCGGTGCGATCGGGGCCGGAGCGCTTCCGGGTTCGCCGGCCGATATCGAGTTCGGGGCTGGTGAGGTTGATGCTTCCGCTTCGAGCTGGGAGATCACGCCGGCTGGCCCGATTGCGGCTGGCGGGACCTACACGGTCACGGTGACCGCGAAGGATAGCTCGGGTAATCCTGTTGCCGGTGCTGACGTCGCGCTCACTCTTCCGGCCGATGTCACCATCGTTAGTGGCGGTGCTGCGACTGGAACTTCGGGTGCAGACGGCACTGTCGTTTTCGAGATCACGTCGACTGTGAAGGGCAGTCACGATGTCTCTGCAACGATCGGTGGTGACCCGGTTGGTGGGGCAGGGGCTGGTACCAAGTCTGTCGAGTTCACCGCGGCGGCAGCTGATACTGCGCATTCCGATTTCTCGGTGACGAGCGGGGTGAAGACTGCTGATGGGACCGCGCAGCACGTGTTGACTGCCGCGGTCGCGGATGAGTTTGACAACCCGGTTTCGGGTGAAGAAGTGACATTCACGCTCCCTGCGGGGGCTGAGTATGCGGGAACGACCGCGGGCACCTGGGTGTCAGGAACGACCGGAACGATTGTTGTTGCGACCGACGCTGCGGGTGCCGCGGCGATCGGGGTGACCTCGACGGCGGCAGCCACGTATTCGGTTGCCGGTGCGATCGGGGCCGGAGCGCTTCCGGGTTCGCCGGCCGATATCGAGTTCGGGGCTGGTGAGGTTGATGCTTCCGCTTCGAGCTGGGAGATCACGCCGGCTGGCCCGATTGCGGCTGGTGGAACGTACACGGTCACGGTGACCGCGAAGGATAGCTCGGGTAATCCTGTTGCCGGTGCTGACGTCGCGCTCACTCTTCCGGCCGATGTCACCATCGTTAGTGGCGGTGCTGCGACTGGAACTTCGGGTGCAGACGGCACTGTCGTTTTCGAGATCACGTCGACTGTGAAGGGCAGTCACGATGTCTCTGCAACGATCGGTGGTGACCCGGTTGGTGGGGCAGGGGCTGGTACCAAGTCTGTCGAGTTCACCGCGGCGGCACCTGACGCTTCTCAGTCAGCCATGACCGCAACTACTGGTGTCGTTACCGCGGATGGTACCGCGAGTCACAAGGCGACAGCGACAGTCAAGGACAGCTACGGAAATACTGTCGGAGCCGGTGTCACGGTGACGTTCACCTTCCCGGCGGACGTTGTGGGGGCCGGTGGCGCCTCGCCGCAGACAGTCGTCACGGACGCCGACGGAAAAGCAGCGCTTCAGCTGACCTCTGTGGTCGCCGGCACGTACGAGGTCGCGGCCACGATCGACGTTGCCGGCACGGCGACAGCGATCTCAGGATCGCCCGTGTCAGTTGAGTTCGGATCAGGCGGGGCTTCGGCAGCGAACTCCACCTGGGAGATCACTCCGGCTTACGGAACTGTGGCAGCCGGCGGCACCTACACCGCCAAAGTGACTGTGCGCGACGCGACTGACAACCTCGTCGAGGGTGAAGTCGTCACGTTTGAATTCCCCTCAGGCGTGAACGGGACTGGCGTGACGAGCGGGACAGCGACAACAGGCGCAGACGGTGTAGCCTCGTTCGAGCTCACCTCTGAGACAGCATGGGTTGACTTCCCAATCGCTGCACTCGTCGCAGGAACTGCTGTAGACCCAGCGACGATCCCGATCCAGTTCACTGCTGGCTCAGCGAGCCTCGAAACCTCGACGATTGTGGTCGATCCCACAACCATAGACGTCGGGTCTGAGCCGCCGGGGACCGCAACGGTCACCGTGCAGCTCAAGGATGCCTTCGGCAACGATGTCCACGACAACACTGCGACTGTCGTCATCGAGACGAGCGTAGGTACGATCACCGCGACGGCTGCTGCCGGGTCTGACACAGGCAGCTACACGGCTGAACTCTCGGGCACGACGGCTGACCTGGTAGACGGTCAGGCAACCACTGCTGATCTCTCGTTCACGGTTGACGGAGCGGAAGCAACTGCAACCGCAAGTGCGAAGCTCATCGACGATACGGCCCCGCTCGCGCCCACGGTCGACTCGACCGATGGTGGCGTGGTGACCGGTACCGCCGAACCCGGATCGACGGTTGTCATTCGTGACCCAGATACGGGCGACGTGCTGTGCGAGACGACGGCTGACCCGACAACTGGTGCCTTTGCGTGTGGCTCGGCAGACCAGCCGCTTCCACCAGGCAAGCACGAGGTTGTCGCAGTGGACCCGGGAGGCAACGAGTCTCCGTCAACGCCCATTACAGTGGCAAAGCCCCCCGTCGTCGATTCGACTGATGGTGGTGTCGTGACTGGTGAGGGTGAGCCTGGTGACACGATCGAGGTGCGCGATCCCGATACTGGCGAGGTGCTGTGCTCCACCGTTGTGAAGCCTGACGGCACATTCGAGTGTGGCCCGATTGAGGGCGGCGGCGACCTGGAGGTCGTGCAGATCGATCCGGAGGGGAACGAGTCGGCCCCGATTGAGATCACGGTGACGAAGCCGCCGAAGGTTGACTCCACCGACGGTGGTGTGATCACCGGTGAGGGTGAGCCTGGTGACACGATCGAGGTCCGCGATCCCGATACTGGCGAGGTGCTGTGCTCCACCGTTGTGAAGCCTGACGGCACATTCGAGTGTGGCCCGATTGAGGGCGGCGGCGACCTGGAGGTCGTGCAGATCGATCCGGAGGGGAACGAGTCGGCCCCGATTGAGATCACGGTGACGAAGCCGCCGAAGGTTGACTCCACCGACGGTGGTGTGATCACCGGTGAGGGTGAGCCCGGCGACACGATCGAGGTCCGCGATCCGGACACGGGCGAGGTGCTGTGCTCCACCGTTGTGAAGCCTGACGGCACATTCGAGTGCGGCCCGATTGAGGGCGGCGGCGACCTGGAGGTTGTGCAGATTGACCCGGATGGGAACGAGTCGGCGCCGATTGAGATCACGGTGACGAAGCCGCCGAAGGTTGACTCCACCGACGGTGGTGTGATCACCGGTGAGGGTGAGCCCGGCGACACGATCGAGGTCCGCGATCCGGACACGGGCGAGGTGCTGTGCTCCACCGTTGTGAAGCCTGACGGCACATTCGAGTGTGGCCCGATTGAGGGCGGCGGCGACCTGGAGGTCGTGCAGATCGATCCGGAGGGGAACGAGTCGGCCCCGATTGAGATCACGGTGACGAAGCCGCCGAAGGTTGACTCCACCGACGGTGGTGTGATCACCGGTGAGGGTGAGCCCGGCGACACGATCGAGGTCCGCGATCCGGACACGGGCGAGGTGCTGTGCTCCACCGTTGTGAAGCCTGACGGCACATTCGAGTGCGGCCCGATTGAGGGCGGCGGCGACCTGGAGGTTGTGCAGATTGACCCGGATGGGAACGAGTCGGCGCCGATTGAGATCACGGTGACGAAGCCGCCGAAGGTTGACTCCACCGACGGTGGTGTGATCACCGGTGAGGGTGAGCCCGGCGACACGATCGAGGTCCGCGATCCGGACACGGGCGAGGTGCTGTGCTCCACCGTTGTGAAGCCTGACGGCACATTCGAGTGTGGCCCGATTGAGGGCGGCGGCGACCTGGAGGTTGTGCAGATCGACCCCGATGGGAACGAGTCCGCTCCGATCGAGATCACGGTGACGAAGCCACCGAAGGTTGACTCCACCGATGGTGGTGTCGTGACCGGTGAGGGTGAGCCTGGTGACACGATCGAGGTGCGTGACCCGGACACTGGTGAGGTGCTCTGCTCGACGACGGTGAAGCCTGACGGGTCGTTCGAGTGTGGCCCGATTAAGGGCGGCGGCGACCTGGAGGTTGTGCAGATTGACCCGGATGGGAACGAGTCGGCGCCGATTGAGATCACGGTGACGAAGCCGCCGAAGGTTGACTCCACCGACGGTGGTGTCGTGACTGGTGAGGGTGAGCCTGGTGACACGATCGAGGTCCGCGATCCGGACACGGGTGAGGTGCTGTGTTCCACGACGGTGAAGCCTGACGGCACCTTCGAATGTGGCCCGATCGGTGACGGCTCATTTGAAGTTGTGCAGATCGATCCAGACGGCAACGAGTCGGCCCCGGTGCAGGTCATCGTGGATACAACTCCGCCGGCGCCCCCAGTTGTCAACCCGACTGACGGCAAGACTGTCGGCGGCACCGCTGAGCCGGGGTCAACAGTGACAGTGAAGGATAAGGACGGCAACGTCGTCTGTGAGACTGTCGCAGCGGCAGATGGCAAGTGGAGCTGCACGCTCGAGCCACCTGTGCAGCCGGGCACGTCACTGTCAGTCACCGCTACGGATTCGCACGGCAACGTTTCGGAGCCGACAGTGATCCAGGTCGGCAGCCCCTGGATGGAGCTGTCAGCCAAGACGCTGAAGCGCGGCGAGACTCTCGTCATCACTGGCCACTGGTTCGCGCCTGGCGAGAGTGTCGCGGGGTCGATCAAATCTGAAACCGTCGAGCTCGGTACTCAGGTCGCGAACGAGAACGGCGAGGTTGTGTTCGAATTCAAGATCCCAGCTGACTTCGAACTCGGCGACCACACCGCGTTCCTTGACGGGGCAGACTCCGAGCTCCTGCAGCTCCCGTTCGAGGTTGTTGCGGTGACGCCGCCGAAGCCTGACCCGGGCCTGCCGGGCACTGGCGGACAGCTGCCGTTCATCGGCGGCGCGGCGGCACTCCTGCTTCTCGCAGGCGGCGCGACTGCTCTCATCCTCCGGAGGCGGTCGGGTGCACGGGAATCGGCCTAG